In Turicibacter sanguinis, a genomic segment contains:
- a CDS encoding helix-turn-helix domain-containing protein, whose translation MNNKHIQNLINLLSGSLNAPIYFIDPSLNIILKSEGSLLLHLTDSFADPYFEEGAPLPKLKTLKNDGHFLCLTYYEEELLIGTFLIGPLNYHLTSFTQVIHQGCLLYYLLYRKHIDFNEVLKDNFFKQPLVDSIEEKLKSDFTTLRQIAEDNITFFPLAYETHIINAIEYGDPEQLINAVEKLSRQQPLLNQLLEDPLHSSKVLYMTLIILGARASIRAGLIPDVAHKLTVFYLDKIENTSDMQELAKLQLTSLLDFTMRVQQINTLTFSRPVLDAIFFIHKNLYDNVSLEKVATELHFNKSYLARLFKKEMNETIGEFILREKVEEAKRLLMVSKHSLLDISVLLHFNDQSHFTKVFKQFVGLTPKKYRDQHQFKG comes from the coding sequence ATGAACAACAAACATATTCAAAACCTTATCAATCTTTTATCCGGAAGCTTAAACGCTCCCATTTATTTTATCGATCCTTCATTAAACATTATCCTGAAATCAGAAGGTTCATTACTGCTACATTTAACAGATTCATTTGCTGATCCTTACTTTGAAGAAGGAGCACCTCTTCCTAAACTTAAAACACTGAAAAACGATGGACACTTTCTTTGCTTAACGTATTATGAAGAAGAACTTCTGATTGGGACTTTCTTAATAGGTCCTCTCAATTATCATCTGACTTCTTTTACACAAGTCATTCATCAAGGTTGCCTGCTATACTATTTACTTTATCGAAAACACATTGATTTCAATGAAGTCTTAAAAGATAATTTTTTCAAACAACCACTCGTTGATTCGATTGAAGAAAAATTAAAATCTGATTTTACAACACTACGACAAATCGCGGAAGATAACATAACGTTCTTTCCCCTAGCTTATGAAACTCATATTATCAATGCCATTGAATATGGAGATCCTGAACAACTTATTAACGCCGTTGAAAAACTAAGTAGACAACAACCTTTATTAAACCAATTACTAGAAGATCCCCTTCATTCTTCTAAAGTTCTTTATATGACTCTCATTATTTTAGGTGCTCGTGCTTCCATTAGAGCAGGTTTAATCCCAGATGTCGCTCATAAACTGACTGTCTTTTATTTAGATAAAATTGAAAACACCTCTGATATGCAAGAACTTGCAAAACTTCAACTAACCAGCTTACTCGATTTTACGATGCGTGTTCAACAAATTAATACTTTAACCTTCTCACGACCAGTACTTGATGCCATCTTTTTCATTCATAAAAATTTATATGACAATGTTTCACTTGAAAAAGTAGCGACTGAACTACACTTCAATAAAAGTTACTTAGCTCGTTTATTTAAAAAGGAAATGAATGAGACAATCGGTGAATTTATTTTACGGGAAAAAGTAGAAGAAGCAAAGCGACTACTCATGGTTTCTAAACACTCCTTACTCGATATCAGTGTCCTGTTGCACTTCAATGACCAAAGTCATTTTACAAAAGTCTTTAAACAATTCGTCGGACTGACGCCAAAAAAATATCGAGATCAACATCAATTTAAAGGCTAA
- a CDS encoding MATE family efflux transporter, which produces MIRDNILETEKISKLFIKFSIPAILSLTIAGIQTMVDGVFLGNFVGTNAMASVNIAAPFMQLMIGMNLIIGVGGASYIGRSLGEGEVKRAQDIFKSACLFMLGLSLVIAVFGFTCSQQIATFLGANDVLLADSAMYIKILALFAPSIGLSFILGIFVRCIGMPNVYLVSSIVSLIANIIFNYVLIKVLNLGIIGAPIATGLSFTASFLIVAIPFFKKSSILNFTKGKFNAKLTGALLYNGSSEGVSSLATAISTFVFNTAFMRIAGEAGVSAFTAIGYLSLFASLIVCGISAGIGPVISYNYGAGLQERVRQLLKLCCQVALVMGSLLFILIFFFGKYMVLLFVKDNQIVLELATHGAKIYAFTFFLNGINILFSGYFTSIGDALSSIIVAICRGMIFILTGIMIFPRFFGISGIWMTVPCAELLTILVVIFLMKKSKAKHEAVAKQELILE; this is translated from the coding sequence ATGATACGAGATAATATATTAGAAACTGAAAAGATTTCAAAGCTTTTTATTAAGTTTTCGATTCCAGCGATTCTTTCGTTAACAATTGCGGGGATTCAAACAATGGTCGATGGAGTTTTCCTTGGAAACTTTGTTGGAACAAATGCAATGGCAAGTGTGAATATTGCCGCTCCATTTATGCAACTTATGATTGGAATGAATTTAATTATTGGAGTTGGAGGAGCAAGTTATATTGGACGAAGTCTTGGCGAGGGGGAAGTGAAACGTGCCCAAGATATTTTTAAGTCCGCGTGCTTATTTATGCTAGGATTATCATTGGTCATTGCAGTTTTTGGGTTTACATGTAGTCAACAAATCGCGACGTTTTTAGGAGCGAATGATGTGCTATTAGCAGATTCGGCAATGTATATTAAGATACTAGCTTTATTTGCACCATCTATTGGACTATCATTTATTTTAGGAATTTTTGTCCGTTGTATTGGAATGCCAAATGTGTATTTAGTTAGCTCGATTGTCAGTCTGATTGCCAATATTATCTTTAACTATGTTTTAATCAAAGTTTTAAATTTAGGAATCATTGGTGCTCCGATTGCAACGGGACTATCATTTACGGCATCCTTCTTGATTGTAGCTATTCCATTCTTCAAGAAATCATCAATTTTAAATTTTACAAAAGGAAAATTTAATGCGAAATTAACGGGGGCCCTTTTATATAATGGTTCGTCGGAGGGGGTCTCATCGTTGGCAACAGCTATTTCGACATTTGTTTTTAATACAGCTTTTATGCGTATTGCAGGGGAAGCGGGGGTATCTGCTTTTACAGCCATCGGGTACCTATCTTTATTCGCTTCTTTGATTGTGTGCGGTATTTCTGCTGGAATTGGACCGGTTATTTCTTATAATTATGGGGCAGGATTACAAGAGCGTGTCCGTCAACTGTTAAAATTATGTTGTCAGGTTGCCTTAGTAATGGGAAGTTTATTATTTATTTTAATTTTCTTTTTTGGAAAATATATGGTGTTATTATTTGTAAAGGATAATCAGATTGTATTAGAGTTAGCGACTCATGGAGCTAAAATTTATGCCTTTACATTCTTCTTAAATGGAATTAATATTTTATTCTCAGGATATTTTACCTCAATTGGAGATGCCCTATCTTCAATTATTGTGGCAATCTGTCGTGGAATGATTTTTATTTTAACGGGAATTATGATTTTCCCAAGGTTCTTTGGAATTAGTGGAATTTGGATGACGGTTCCATGTGCTGAATTATTAACTATTTTAGTGGTTATTTTCTTAATGAAAAAATCAAAAGCAAAACATGAAGCAGTGGCCAAGCAAGAATTAATATTAGAATAA